The proteins below come from a single uncultured Carboxylicivirga sp. genomic window:
- a CDS encoding glycogen/starch synthase produces the protein MEKAKVLFISQEITPYLPESEMSKIGRYLPQGIQELGKEIRTFMPRFGCINERRNQLHEVIRLSGMNLIIDDTDHPLIIKVASIQAARMQVYFIDNEDYFQRKSTLTDDNGEEYEDNDERTIFFARGALETTKKLRWAPDVVHCNGWFTALAPLYIKKAMNEDPHFANSKVVYTIYDDEFKSNWPENFKEKLKIDGVEDSDLEVLEKSDYIHLSKLAIAMSDGIIQGSENINPELVDFIKQTGKPFLGYHDEDSYVEAYNGFYDSLLD, from the coding sequence ATGGAAAAAGCCAAAGTCTTATTCATCTCACAGGAAATAACACCGTATCTACCAGAAAGCGAAATGTCAAAGATAGGTAGATACCTACCTCAGGGTATTCAGGAATTAGGAAAAGAGATTAGAACATTTATGCCTCGTTTCGGCTGCATCAATGAGCGTCGAAATCAATTACACGAAGTGATTCGTTTATCAGGTATGAACCTAATTATCGACGATACTGACCATCCTCTTATTATTAAAGTGGCTTCAATACAAGCTGCCCGCATGCAGGTTTATTTTATCGACAATGAAGATTATTTTCAGCGAAAATCAACATTAACAGACGATAATGGAGAGGAGTATGAAGATAACGATGAAAGAACTATTTTCTTTGCTCGTGGTGCTTTAGAAACAACTAAAAAATTAAGATGGGCACCAGATGTTGTTCATTGCAATGGCTGGTTTACTGCACTTGCTCCTTTATATATAAAAAAGGCAATGAACGAAGATCCACACTTTGCTAATTCTAAAGTTGTATACACTATTTATGACGATGAATTTAAGAGCAACTGGCCCGAAAACTTTAAAGAGAAGTTAAAAATTGATGGAGTTGAAGACTCAGACTTGGAAGTACTCGAAAAAAGTGATTACATTCACCTCTCGAAATTAGCCATTGCAATGTCAGATGGAATTATTCAAGGTAGTGAGAATATCAATCCTGAATTAGTTGACTTCATCAAACAAACGGGTAAACCGTTTTTAGGTTATCATGATGAAGACAGTTATGTTGAGGCATACAATGGTTTTTACGATTCATTGTTAGATTAA
- the panC gene encoding pantoate--beta-alanine ligase produces MKIVNTVADLHKSIEAAKHEGKTVGFVPTMGALHEGHLSLVKQAVEATDFVVVSVFVNPTQFNNPDDLERYPRTLEADAKLLGSVNCELLFAPTVKEVYPEEDTRQFNFGDLETVMEGEFRPGHFNGVAQVVSRLFDLVRPDKAFFGMKDFQQLAIIKEMVKQLKLTVDIVPCDIVRESDGLAMSSRNTLLNVNQRKNAPLIARTLFESCKFATDLNINELKSKVITEINQSDELEVEYFEIVDGNSLQAIDKWSDSDYIVGCIAVFAGEVRLIDNVTYKNTDHEY; encoded by the coding sequence ATGAAGATAGTCAATACAGTTGCAGATTTACATAAGAGTATTGAAGCAGCAAAGCACGAAGGTAAAACAGTTGGTTTTGTACCAACTATGGGAGCTCTGCACGAAGGACATCTCTCTTTGGTTAAACAAGCCGTAGAGGCAACCGATTTTGTTGTTGTAAGTGTGTTTGTTAACCCAACTCAATTTAATAACCCAGACGATTTAGAGCGCTATCCTCGTACTTTAGAAGCGGATGCCAAATTATTAGGAAGTGTTAATTGTGAACTTCTTTTTGCGCCAACCGTTAAAGAAGTATACCCTGAAGAGGATACTCGTCAATTTAATTTTGGCGACTTAGAAACGGTTATGGAAGGTGAATTTCGTCCTGGGCATTTTAACGGAGTCGCTCAGGTTGTTAGTCGTTTGTTTGATTTGGTTCGTCCTGATAAAGCATTTTTTGGGATGAAAGATTTTCAACAATTGGCTATCATTAAAGAAATGGTAAAACAATTGAAATTAACAGTTGATATTGTTCCTTGCGACATAGTTCGTGAATCGGATGGCTTGGCAATGAGTTCACGAAATACCTTATTAAATGTTAATCAAAGAAAAAATGCACCATTGATTGCTCGTACTTTATTTGAATCTTGTAAATTTGCCACTGATTTAAATATTAACGAACTAAAATCAAAGGTAATAACCGAAATTAATCAGTCGGATGAATTAGAGGTTGAGTACTTTGAAATAGTGGACGGAAACAGCCTGCAGGCAATTGACAAATGGAGCGATAGTGATTACATTGTAGGGTGTATTGCTGTGTTTGCTGGAGAAGTCCGATTAATTGATAACGTGACATACAAAAATACTGATCATGAATATTGA
- the panD gene encoding aspartate 1-decarboxylase, with protein sequence MNIELVKSKLHNVSVTEANLNYVGSITIDEDLMDAANIIENEKVQVVNNNNGERIETYVIKGERGSGVICLNGAAARKVAVGDVVIIITYCSMPLEEAKQFKPTFVFPDTATNMLV encoded by the coding sequence ATGAATATTGAGTTAGTAAAATCTAAGTTGCACAATGTTTCGGTTACCGAGGCCAATCTGAATTATGTTGGAAGTATTACCATTGATGAAGATTTAATGGATGCTGCTAACATTATTGAAAACGAAAAAGTTCAGGTAGTTAATAATAACAATGGCGAACGCATTGAAACATATGTAATAAAAGGCGAAAGAGGTTCTGGTGTTATTTGTTTGAATGGTGCAGCCGCTCGAAAAGTAGCAGTAGGTGATGTGGTAATTATTATTACATATTGTAGTATGCCACTCGAAGAAGCTAAGCAATTTAAACCAACCTTCGTGTTCCCCGATACTGCGACTAACATGCTTGTGTAA
- the rfaE2 gene encoding D-glycero-beta-D-manno-heptose 1-phosphate adenylyltransferase has translation MKELQRIENKIKTSKEAEVTIEQWNDNGEKVVFTNGCFDIVHRGHIDYLSKAKDLGTKLVLGLNTDASVRRLKGDSRPIVDEHSRAILLAALQFIDLVVYFDEDTPYELIKTVQPDILVKGSDYKAEDIVGYDIVTAKGGKVETIDFVEGFSTTTIVEKIKTSM, from the coding sequence ATGAAAGAGCTACAACGCATCGAAAATAAAATCAAAACCAGCAAGGAGGCAGAGGTTACAATTGAACAATGGAATGATAATGGTGAAAAAGTAGTTTTTACCAATGGATGTTTCGATATTGTGCATCGTGGACACATCGATTATCTATCAAAAGCAAAAGACTTAGGAACAAAACTGGTTCTCGGATTAAATACGGATGCTTCGGTTCGTAGATTAAAAGGAGACAGTCGTCCTATTGTAGACGAGCATTCAAGGGCTATTTTATTGGCAGCCTTGCAATTTATCGATTTAGTGGTTTATTTCGATGAAGATACTCCTTATGAGCTGATAAAAACCGTACAGCCTGATATTTTGGTTAAAGGAAGCGATTATAAAGCAGAAGATATAGTTGGTTATGATATTGTTACTGCGAAAGGAGGAAAAGTTGAAACAATTGATTTTGTAGAAGGATTTTCGACAACTACAATTGTGGAAAAAATCAAAACATCGATGTAA
- the radA gene encoding DNA repair protein RadA translates to MAKTKSVFVCQNCGAESAKWVGKCYSCNEWNTFVEETKITGVAKKNSRPGTVLSERTKPVPVSDVSVAELPRLNTGNEELNRVLGGGLVPGAMVLIGGEPGIGKSTLVLQTALNLPNVKVLYVSGEESPQQIKLRADRISSSLAENCHVVSEVSVEYILNHIENTQPDVLVVDSVQTLETERIESAPGSVSQIRECTATILRVCKEKNLPVFLIGHINKEGSLAGPKVLEHMVDVVLQFEGDRHHMYRILRSIKNRFGSTNEIGIFEMLGSGLREVSNPSELLLATQQKQMSGVTISAALEGIRPFLIEVQALASTAAYGNPQRSVTGFDLRRLNMLLAVLEKRAGFKLAAKDVFLNIAGGLKVNDPAIDLAVITAVLSSNMDMVVSTDICMTGEVGLSGEIRPVTRLEQRIGEAAKLGFKSIIVPAFVKGIDLTKFDINIIKANKIEEAFKFLFA, encoded by the coding sequence ATGGCTAAGACGAAATCAGTTTTTGTTTGCCAGAATTGTGGTGCAGAATCAGCAAAGTGGGTTGGAAAATGTTATTCATGTAATGAATGGAACACTTTTGTTGAAGAAACTAAAATAACAGGTGTTGCTAAAAAGAATAGTAGGCCGGGTACGGTTCTTTCGGAACGTACTAAACCTGTGCCTGTTTCGGATGTTTCGGTGGCTGAATTGCCAAGGTTGAATACCGGAAATGAAGAATTGAATAGAGTTTTAGGAGGAGGATTGGTGCCCGGTGCAATGGTTTTAATTGGGGGAGAACCAGGTATTGGAAAATCAACTCTAGTATTACAAACAGCTTTAAATTTACCCAATGTTAAGGTGCTTTATGTTTCGGGAGAGGAAAGTCCACAGCAGATAAAACTCAGAGCTGATCGTATTTCTTCTTCATTAGCTGAAAATTGTCATGTAGTCAGTGAGGTTTCGGTTGAGTATATCTTAAATCATATCGAAAATACACAGCCAGACGTTTTAGTTGTGGATAGTGTTCAGACATTGGAAACGGAGCGAATAGAGTCTGCGCCAGGTAGTGTTTCTCAAATCAGAGAGTGTACAGCTACTATTTTAAGGGTTTGTAAAGAGAAGAATTTACCTGTTTTTTTGATTGGTCATATCAATAAAGAAGGTAGTTTGGCTGGTCCTAAGGTGTTGGAACACATGGTAGATGTTGTTTTGCAGTTCGAGGGTGACAGACATCATATGTATCGTATTTTGCGTTCGATCAAAAATCGATTTGGCTCTACTAATGAAATTGGCATTTTTGAAATGTTGGGGAGTGGTTTGCGCGAAGTTAGTAATCCATCAGAATTGTTACTGGCTACTCAGCAAAAGCAAATGAGTGGAGTAACTATTTCAGCCGCATTAGAAGGAATTAGGCCTTTTTTAATAGAAGTGCAAGCTTTGGCAAGTACTGCAGCTTATGGGAATCCACAGCGATCGGTTACGGGGTTCGATCTTCGTCGATTAAATATGTTATTAGCGGTTTTGGAGAAAAGGGCTGGATTTAAGCTGGCAGCCAAAGATGTATTTTTGAATATTGCTGGAGGATTGAAAGTAAATGATCCTGCAATTGATTTGGCAGTTATAACAGCTGTTTTGTCATCAAATATGGATATGGTAGTATCAACTGATATATGTATGACGGGTGAGGTTGGTTTGTCCGGAGAGATACGTCCTGTTACCAGACTTGAACAGCGAATTGGCGAAGCTGCTAAATTAGGTTTTAAATCAATAATTGTTCCGGCTTTTGTGAAAGGTATAGACCTGACAAAATTTGATATTAATATTATAAAAGCAAATAAGATCGAGGAGGCATTTAAGTTTTTATTTGCTTGA
- a CDS encoding transglycosylase domain-containing protein has translation MNSTISAYKKPLKWFWGIFFTGIAFVSVFFILISSGLMGFMPSFEELENPKTNLATEILSSDHELLGTFYRENRSFVNYNDLSPNIVNALIATEDVRFKDHSGIDPRGLARVAFRTVLMRDQSSGGGSTITQQLAKLLFHDPAPNILDRIMQKLKEWVIAVKLERSYTKEEILTMYLNKAEFIYDAYGIKSAAKTFFNTTTDSIKVQEAAVIIGMLQNPSYYNPVRRPELTQKRRNVVLSQMRKAKYITEEQYDSLSALPIELHFKRADHKEGPAPYFREYLRMTLSASEPIRKNYASWQSQKFIEDSIAWRNDPLFGWINKNLRPDGTKYDLYRDGIKIYTTIDSRMQFYAESAVKTHLSEDLQPKFFKEKAGRSRAPFTHKISKDQYEGIINRAMRSTERYRDLRRQGKNQDTIDIVFKTKYPMTVFTWHGEQDTLMSPIDSILYYKHFLRAGLLSIDPHTGHVKAYVGGPNYKHFMYDMAGVGKRQVGSTIKPFVYTLAMQEGHTPCDLVPNIAQTFYLPTGKTWTPRNSGSERAGEMVSLKWGLANSNNNITAWVMKQYNPEAVASTIHELGIKSPMDPVPSLCLGTPDFGLMEMVGSYSTFANKGVHTEPIIVTRIEDRYGNVISDFHPQKREAISESTAYLMLNLLQGVVKQGTGRRLRYKYQLTNQIGGKTGTTQNHSDGWFMGVTPNLVTGVWVGGEDRDIHFDNISLGQGANMALPVFALYMLDIYGNPDLNITREDEFEKPLNFNLDLNCIDEHISADRASEGSDNDTETTSETNEFF, from the coding sequence ATGAATTCGACCATTTCTGCATATAAAAAACCATTAAAATGGTTTTGGGGAATTTTCTTTACAGGAATAGCTTTTGTATCCGTTTTCTTTATATTAATCTCTTCGGGACTAATGGGTTTTATGCCTTCTTTTGAAGAACTGGAAAACCCCAAAACGAATCTGGCGACCGAAATTCTTTCGAGTGATCATGAATTACTTGGAACTTTTTACAGAGAGAACAGAAGTTTTGTTAATTACAACGATCTTTCTCCTAATATTGTTAACGCGCTTATAGCAACTGAAGATGTTCGCTTTAAAGATCATTCTGGAATTGATCCTCGTGGATTGGCCCGAGTAGCTTTTAGAACAGTATTAATGCGCGACCAAAGTTCGGGAGGAGGAAGTACTATCACTCAGCAATTGGCAAAATTGCTTTTTCACGATCCTGCACCTAATATTTTAGACAGGATTATGCAAAAACTAAAAGAGTGGGTTATTGCAGTTAAACTAGAACGAAGTTACACGAAAGAAGAGATTCTTACCATGTATCTAAATAAGGCTGAATTTATTTACGATGCCTATGGAATTAAGTCTGCGGCTAAAACATTTTTCAATACAACAACTGATTCTATTAAAGTACAAGAAGCGGCTGTAATTATTGGAATGCTTCAAAATCCGTCATATTACAATCCTGTCAGACGGCCTGAATTAACTCAAAAAAGACGAAACGTAGTTTTAAGCCAAATGCGTAAGGCCAAATATATAACAGAAGAGCAATACGATTCTCTATCGGCCTTACCTATTGAATTACATTTCAAAAGAGCTGATCACAAAGAAGGCCCTGCACCTTATTTTAGAGAATATCTTCGAATGACGCTATCAGCTTCTGAACCAATAAGAAAAAATTACGCTTCGTGGCAATCACAAAAGTTTATTGAAGATAGCATTGCATGGCGAAACGATCCTCTTTTTGGTTGGATCAACAAAAACCTTCGCCCGGATGGCACTAAGTATGACTTATATCGTGATGGAATTAAAATTTATACCACCATTGATTCACGCATGCAATTTTATGCCGAAAGTGCAGTAAAAACTCACTTAAGCGAAGACTTACAACCAAAATTCTTTAAGGAAAAAGCAGGTCGATCAAGAGCTCCATTTACACATAAAATCAGCAAAGATCAGTACGAGGGAATTATCAATCGTGCCATGAGAAGTACGGAACGCTATCGAGACTTGCGTCGTCAAGGGAAAAATCAGGATACGATAGATATTGTATTTAAAACAAAATACCCAATGACGGTATTTACATGGCATGGAGAGCAAGATACATTGATGAGTCCTATTGACTCAATATTATATTACAAACATTTTTTAAGAGCTGGATTGTTATCAATTGATCCTCACACCGGACATGTAAAAGCATACGTTGGCGGTCCTAACTACAAACATTTTATGTACGATATGGCAGGTGTTGGGAAACGTCAGGTTGGATCCACCATTAAACCTTTTGTATATACACTTGCAATGCAAGAAGGTCATACTCCTTGTGATTTAGTTCCTAACATTGCTCAAACATTTTACTTACCTACCGGCAAAACTTGGACTCCACGGAATAGTGGTAGCGAAAGGGCTGGCGAAATGGTTTCATTGAAATGGGGATTAGCCAATTCTAACAACAACATTACAGCATGGGTAATGAAACAATATAATCCTGAAGCTGTAGCCTCAACCATTCACGAACTGGGAATAAAAAGTCCAATGGATCCTGTCCCATCATTATGCCTAGGAACTCCTGACTTTGGCTTGATGGAAATGGTTGGATCTTATTCAACTTTTGCAAATAAAGGAGTACACACAGAGCCAATTATTGTAACTCGAATTGAAGATAGATATGGAAATGTCATTAGTGATTTTCATCCTCAAAAAAGAGAAGCTATCAGTGAATCAACAGCATACTTAATGCTCAACTTACTACAGGGTGTGGTTAAGCAAGGAACTGGTCGACGACTTAGGTACAAATACCAATTAACCAACCAGATTGGAGGCAAAACAGGAACCACCCAAAACCACTCAGATGGTTGGTTTATGGGAGTAACACCTAACTTGGTTACAGGAGTTTGGGTGGGTGGAGAAGATCGTGATATCCACTTCGATAACATTTCTCTGGGACAAGGAGCAAATATGGCACTACCTGTTTTTGCACTATACATGCTTGACATTTATGGAAACCCAGATTTGAACATTACCAGAGAAGACGAATTTGAAAAACCGTTAAACTTTAACCTAGATTTAAATTGTATTGATGAACATATTTCTGCTGACAGAGCAAGTGAAGGTTCAGATAATGATACAGAAACGACAAGCGAAACAAACGAATTCTTTTAA